The following are encoded together in the Monodelphis domestica isolate mMonDom1 chromosome 5, mMonDom1.pri, whole genome shotgun sequence genome:
- the CCR9 gene encoding C-C chemokine receptor type 9, with amino-acid sequence SGESLQESNYESTPEYYYNETESFCVKTSVREFASYFLPPLYWLVFVVGALGNSLVITVYWYCTRVKTMTDMFLLNLAIADLLFLLTLPFWAIAASDQWKFETVMCKLVNAIYKMNFYSSMLLIMCISIDRYIVIAQAMKAHHWRQKRLLYSKMVCFAIWVMAITLCIPEILYSQSETKSDITICTMVYNGSAMLKSTVLMLKVILGFFLPLIVMACCYAIIIYTLLQAKKSSKHKALKVTISVLTVFVLSQFPYNVILFVQAIDAYIVLISDCALSTRIDICFQVTQTIAFFHSCLNPVLYVFVGERFRRDLVKTLKKLGCISQAQWVSFTRREGSLKLSSMLETTSGALSL; translated from the coding sequence TCTGGTGAGTCTTTGCAGGAAAGCAACTACGAATCCACTCCAGAGTATTACTACAATGAAACCGAATCCTTCTGCGTGAAGACCAGCGTCAGAGAGTTCGCCAGCTACTTCCTTCCACCTCTTTACTGGCTTGTGTTTGTGGTGGGTGCTTTAGGCAACAGTCTAGTCATCACGGTGTACTGGTACTGCACGAGAGTGAAGACCATGACTGACATGTTCCTGCTGAACCTGGCGATTGCtgacctcctcttcctcctcaccctGCCCTTCTGGGCCATTGCGGCTTCTGACCAGTGGAAATTCGAGACTGTAATGTGCAAGTTGGTCAATGCCATATACAAGATGAACTTTTATAGCTCCATGCTGCTCATCATGTGTATCAGTATCGATAGGTATATTGTGATTGCCCAGGCCATGAAAGCCCATCACTGGAGGCAGAAGAGGCTTCTTTATAGCAAAATGGTGTGTTTTGCCATCTGGGTGATGGCCATCACACTGTGTATCCCAGAAATTCTGTATAGCCAAAGTGAGACAAAATCTGACATCACCATCTGCACGATGGTCTACAATGGCAGCGCCATGCTCAAGTCCACCGTTTTGATGCTAAAGGTTATTCTGGGTTTCTTTCTCCCACTCATTGTCATGGCTTGCTGTTATGCCATTATCATTTACACCCTGCTTCAAGCCAAGAAGTCATCTAAACACAAAGCCTTAAAAGTGACCATCTCGGTCCTCACGGTCTTTGTCTTATCTCAATTTCCCTACAACGTCATTCTATTTGTGCAGGCCATTGATGCCTACATAGTGTTAATTTCTGACTGTGCCCTTTCCACTCGCATTGACATCTGTTTCCAGGTTACTCAGACCATTGCATTCTTCCATAGCTGCCTGAACCCGGTTCTTTATGTTTTTGTGGGGGAGAGATTCCGCCGGGATCTTGTAAAAACCCTGAAGAAACTGGGATGCATCAGTCAAGCCCAGTGGGTCTCCTTTACCAGGAGAGAAGGGAGCCTAAAGCTGTCATCCATGTTGGAGACAACATCTGGAGCCCTCTCTTTATAA